A portion of the Gigantopelta aegis isolate Gae_Host chromosome 10, Gae_host_genome, whole genome shotgun sequence genome contains these proteins:
- the LOC121382530 gene encoding uncharacterized protein LOC121382530: MKRLRMNLQAGHVLVWMDFAENFLCSSVEEIQSAYCNSTMVTLHTIVVYFPDDHSKKLQSFVALSDLMHHNSTAVYAVLRKLLPILKKEYPQIATVHYLTDSPTSQYRNKFIFQILQYHFLEFGLEVRWNYLESGHGKGPCDVLGGSVKRSADMAVKQGKCSIQGAQDFYAWGLSNEENGSKVKYFLYSQDEYATAAKTMEKRLTPMIIHGTLKLHAVVPVSNTSLCVRELSCNCQSCIRDPTSTPCEGWTVHQLKTKQTKASIQDSKEKDKQSNTSVVEETITHTADEQSNASVVEEAITHTVDQWVAAVYDGRWYIGVITETDENDSTCLIEFMTRCGKYENLFNWPPITNQIWVANDKILLQLEQPSSALGKTKRCFKLEMQEIERIDRLFSL, translated from the coding sequence ATGAAACGATTACGAATGAATCTTCAAGCAGGACATGTACTTGTATGGATGGATTTTGCGGAGAATTTTCTTTGTTCGTCAGTAGAGGAAATTCAGTCAGCATACTGTAACAGCACGATGGTCACGCTACATACTATTGTAGTTTACTTTCCAGATGACCATAGCAAGAAATTGCAAAGCTTTGTTGCACTTTCAGATCTGATGCACCATAACTCGACAGCAGTGTATGCAGTTCTAAGAAAATTATTACCTATTCTGAAGAAAGAGTACCCGCAAATCGCAACTGTACATTATCTAACAGATTCACCAACAAGTCAGTAtagaaacaaatttattttccaGATCCTACAATACCATTTTCTTGAGTTCGGATTGGAAGTAAGATGGAATTATTTGGAATCTGGTCATGGCAAAGGGCCATGTGACGTGTTGGGTGGCAGTGTGAAACGATCAGCAGATATGGCTGTAAAGCAAGGAAAATGTAGCATTCAAGGAGCCCAAGATTTTTATGCATGGGGTCTGTCAAATGAGGAAAACGGAAGCAAGGTGAAATACTTCCTTTACTCACAGGATGAATATGCCACAGCAGCAAAAACTATGGAGAAGAGGCTCACGCCAATGATAATTCATGGTACACTGAAGCTACATGCAGTGGTACCTGTATCAAACACATCGCTGTGCGTTCGAGAGCTCTCTTGCAATTGTCAGTCGTGCATTAGAGACCCAACCTCTACACCTTGTGAGGGATGGACAGTTCATCAGTTAAAGACAAAACAGACAAAAGCATCAATCCAGGACTCAAAAGAAAAAGATAAACAATCAAATACGTCAGTTGTCGAAGAGACCATAACACATACAGCTGATGAACAGTCAAATGCGTCGGTTGTCGAAGAAGCTATAACACATACAGTTGATCAATGGGTTGCTGCTGTTTACGATGGAAGATGGTACATTGGAGTAATAACTGAAACTGACGAAAATGACTCCACGTGTTTAATAGAATTCATGACAAGATGTGGGAAGTACGAAAACCTTTTTAACTGGCCTCCAATTACAAACCAGATATGGGTAGCCAATGATAAAATCCTGCTACAGCTGGAACAACCATCCAGTGCACTCGGGAAAACTAAGAGATGTTTTAAACTCGAAATGCAGGAGATTGAGAGGATTGATCGTTTATTTAGCTTGTAG